One segment of Sander vitreus isolate 19-12246 chromosome 20, sanVit1, whole genome shotgun sequence DNA contains the following:
- the tmem63c gene encoding osmosensitive cation channel TMEM63C produces the protein MAHSELFVTRAPPVKGRAVELDVLSYLDYFGDENNTAERCYRSHSRSSVLQGLPFGGVPTVLAINVVLWMFLLLIFSCLRKAAWDYGRLALLMENDSLTSLFYGEPSEKEKSPSESSPSDSETKDMGFCSWLSSLYHMKDEEIRSKCGIDAVTYLSFQRHIILLMTVVCLLSLAVILPVNFSGNLLGDSPENFGRTTLANVSAKDSFLWLHSILALVYFIITLLCMAHHLIRLEYGEDEKVARTLMITSIPREISDPGLITKHFHEAYPSCTVTDIRFCFDVHNLMRLDLERRKAMKGRLYFATMAQKEGKIMIKTHPCAQIFCCDICGFEKVDAEQYYSELEEKRTDEFNAEKNRISMKRLGIAFVTFRDERMTAVIVKDYGCVRCRRSPQQSSITTVVQSHKWGVSYAPAPSDIIWENLSVCGSRWWLQCVLLNILLFLLLFFLTTPAIIVNTMDKFNVTRPVDSLRSPVITQFFPTLLLWAFSVLLPFIVYYSAFFESHWTRSGENQVTMHKCFFLLVFMVIILPSLGLSSLDLFFTWLFDVNFLEEKEVKFQCVFLPDNGAFFVNYVITSSLIGTSMELLRIPALTVYAVRLCFAKSQAERIHVKRSQAYEFQFGLEYAWTMCIFAVSMTYSITCPIITPFGLLYVILKHMVDRYNIYYAYIPTKLSQRIHRAAISQVILAPILCMFWLLFFSMLRLGPVHPITLFTLVSLISCIAFSLFRLCLRKQPDKSTSYQMSDQPAEGTFTDGDRSTVTSTTASSLFVASVLLEPELALTPMPSPAHHSYGAMARSQSTSHSPEEEEECEEGHAQTHETELQDPPDPYCSSPLMDSHVGFQ, from the exons ATGGCGCACTCTGAGCTGTTTGTGACAAGAGCGCCCCCTGTGAAGGGGAGAGCTGTGGAGCTGGATGTTCTGAGCTACCTGGACTATTTTGGGGATGAAAACAACACTGCTGAAAGATGCTACCGCTCGCACTCCCGCAGCAGCGTCCTCCAGGGTCTGCCGTTTGGAGGGGTGCCCACGGTCCTCGCCATCAATGTCGTGCTCTGGATG TTCTTGTTGCTCATCTTCTCCTGTCTGAGGAAGGCTGCATGGGACTATGGCCGCCTGGCTTTGCTGATGGAGAATGACAG TCTCACATCCCTGTTTTATGGAGAACCAAGTGAGAAAGAAAAGTCTCCGTCAGAGTCTAGTCCCTCCGACTCTGAGACCAAGGACATG GGCTTCTGCTCGTGGCTCTCATCACTTTACCACATGAA GGATGAGGAGATACGAAGCAAATGCGGCATTGACGCCGTCACATACCTGTCCTTCCAGCGCCACATCATCCTGCTCATGACAGTGGTTTGCCTGCTGTCTTTGGCCGTAATCCTGCCGGTCAATTTTTCCGGGAACCTCCTGG GAGACAGTCCTGAAAACTTTGGAAGAACAACACTGGCTAATGTTAGCGCAAA GGACAGCTTTCTGTGGCTCCACAGCATCTTGGCTCTGGTCTACTTCATCATCACGTTGCTGTGTATGGCTCACCACTTGATACGGCTGGAGTACGGAGAAGATGAGAAG GTAGCCAGGACACTGATGATTACCTCCATACCAAGAGAGATCTCTGACCCAGGACTCATCACCAAACACTTCCA TGAGGCCTACCCCAGCTGTACTGTCACTGATATCCGTTTCTGCTTTGATGTCCACAATCTGATGAGGCTGGATTTAGAGAG ACGCAAGGCAATGAAAGGCAGGCTGTACTTTGCCACAATGGCCCAAAAGGAGGGGAAGATCATGATCAAGACCCATCCGTGTGCTCAGATATTCTGCTGCGACATCTGTGGCTTTGAAAAG GTGGATGCAGAACAGTACTATAGCGAGTTAGAAGAAAAGCGGACAGACGAGTTTAATGCTGAGAAGAACCGCATCTCCATGAAGAGGCTCGGCATCGCCTTTGTGACTTTTCGTGATGAGAGGATGACTGCTGT caTTGTGAAGGACTACGGTTGTGTACGCTGTCGTCGCAGCCCTCAGCAGTCCAGCATCACCACTGTGGTGCAGTCGCATAAATGGGGGGTCAGCTACGCACCTGCTCCCAGTGACATCATCTG GGAAAACCTGTCAGTGTGCGGATCTCGCTGGTGGCTGCAATGCGTCCTCCTcaacatcctcctcttcctgttgCTCTTCTTCCTCACCACTCCTGCCATCATCGTCAACACGATGGACAAGTTCAACGTCACAAGGCCTGTGGACAGTCTGCGG AGCCCTGTCATTACCCAGTTCTTCCCAACCCTCCTGCTGTGGGCGTTTTCGGTGCTGCTGCCCTTTATCGTCTATTACTCAGCCTTCTTTGAGTCCCACTGGACCAG ATCTGGTGAGAACCAAGTAACGATGCACAAGTGTTTTTTCCTGCTGGTCTTCATGGTCATCATCCTGCCCTCACTTGGTCTGTCCAG TCTGGACCTGTTCTTCACATGGCTCTTTGATGTCAACTtcctggaggagaaagaggtCAAATTCCA gtgtgtgtttctTCCTGACAACGGTGCATTCTTTGTAAACTATGTGATTACATCCAGTCTGATTGGCACATCTATGGAGCTACTTCGTATCCCAGCACTGACGGTGTATGCCGTCCGCCTCTGCTTTGCCAAGTCCCAGGCTGAGCGCATTCATGTCAAACGG AGCCAGGCCTATGAGTTCCAGTTTGGCCTGGAGTATGCCTGGACCATGTGTATCTTTGCAGTCAGCATGACCTACAGCATCACATGTCCCATCATTACACCCTTTG GTCTGCTCTATGTGATCCTGAAGCACATGGTTGACCGATACAACATCTACTATGCATACATTCCCACCAAACTCAGCCAGCGGATCCACAGAGCAGCCATCAGCCAGGTCATCCTGGCTCCCATCCTCTGCATGTTCTGGCTGCTCTTCTTCTCTATGCTCAGATTAG GTCCGGTGCATCCCATCACCCTCTTCACCTTAGTGTCCCTGATCTCCTGTATTGCCTTTTCCCTCTTCCGCTTGTGCCTTAGGAAGCAACCAGACAAGTCAACGAGCTACCAG aTGTCTGATCAGCCAGCAGAGGGGACGTTCACTGATGGAGACAGGAGTACTGTAACATCTACCACTGCCTCCAGT CTGTTTGTGGCGTCCGTGCTGCTGGAGCCAGAGCTGGCTTTGACTCCCATGCCCTCCCCTGCCCACCACAGCTACGGCGCCATGGCCAGGTCCCAGAGTACAAGCCACAgcccagaggaggaagaggagtgtgAGGAAGGCCACGCCCAGACCCATGAGACTGAGCTCCAAGACCCCCCAGACCCCTACTGCTCCAGCCCGCTCATGGACAGCCATGTGGGCTTCCAGTAA
- the ngb gene encoding neuroglobin has protein sequence MEKLSGKEKELIRGSWESLGKNKVPHGVIMFSRLFELDPALLTLFHYTTNCGSSQDCLSSPEFLEHVTKVMLVIDAAVSHLDDLHTLEDFLLNLGRKHQAVGVNTQSFAMVGESLLYMLQCSLGQAYTAPLRQAWLNMYSIVVAAMSRGWAENGEDKAD, from the exons ATGGAGAAGTTGTCAGGGAAAGAGAAGGAGCTGATACGAGGCAGCTGGGAGAGCCTGGGCAAAAACAAAGTTCCTCATGGTGTCATCATGTTTTCCAG GCTGTTTGAGCTGGACCCAGCACTCCTCACTCTTTTCCACTACACTACAAACTGTGGCTCCTCACAAGACTGCCTCTCCAGCCCTGAGTTCCTGGAACATGTCACCAAG GTGATGCTTGTGATCGATGCAGCAGTCAGCCACCTGGACGACCTTCACACCTTGGAGGACTTTCTGCTCAACCTTGGGAGGAAGCATCAGGCAGTGGGAGTCAACACGCAGTCATTTGCT ATGGTTGGTGAGTCCCTTCTCTACATGCTGCAGTGCAGTCTGGGCCAGGCCTACACGGCGCCGCTGCGTCAAGCCTGGCTCAACATGTACAGCATCGTGGTAGCAGCCATGAGCCGAGGATGGGCCGAGAACGGGGAGGACAAGGCCGACTGA